In Rhodamnia argentea isolate NSW1041297 chromosome 11, ASM2092103v1, whole genome shotgun sequence, one genomic interval encodes:
- the LOC115732512 gene encoding GDSL esterase/lipase EXL3-like: protein MSSIPSRLRPPRPPFDPKVLLAAIWAVALVSPLHGAASYSASPPPRDATVPAAYAFGDSIVDPGNNNGLATVAKCNFPPYGRDLDPGVPMGRFSNGRVPSDMLGEKLGVKKLLPAYLDPNLELQDLLTGVSFASGANGYDPLSAELAMVLSLSDQLDFYSKYMETVRSEVGEERASAIASESLYIVCTGANDITNTYFATPLRRFEYDISSYTDLMVGSALSFLRELYELGARRIGVLSLPPVGCIPSQRTLHGGPERDCFDSANAAAVLFNSKLSAEIDSLNEDLPGARLVYVDIYYPLLAIIQNPARFGFQISTRGCCGTGNIEVSYLCNRLDHPDTCGNDTEFVFWDSFHPTEAAYHTLVDQIFSKYAGKMF, encoded by the exons ATGAGCTCGATCCCTAGCCGACTCCGTCCTCCGCGACCGCCCTTCGATCCCAAGGTCTTGCTCGCCGCCATCTGGGCGGTAGCACTCGTCTCCCCGCTCCACGGGGCTGCCTCCTATAGCGCGTCGCCGCCTCCTCGCGACGCGACGGTGCCGGCGGCCTATGCTTTCGGAGACTCGATCGTGGACCCGGGGAACAACAATGGGCTGGCGACCGTGGCCAAGTGCAACTTCCCGCCCTACGGTCGGGATCTCGACCCGGGCGTGCCGATGGGGCGGTTCAGCAACGGCCGAGTCCCTTCGGACATGCTGG GCGAGAAATTGGGAGTTAAGAAGCTCTTGCCAGCTTATCTCGATCCAAATCTGGAGCTCCAAGACCTCCTCACCGGCGTGAGCTTTGCCTCCGGAGCCAACGGATATGATCCTCTCTCTGCCGAATTAgct ATGGTACTATCCTTGTCGGATCAATTGGATTTCTACTCCAAGTACATGGAAACCGTACGTTCGGAGGTTGGGGAGGAGAGAGCGTCGGCCATCGCGTCCGAGAGCTTGTACATAGTGTGCACCGGCGCTAATGACATAACTAACACTTACTTCGCAACTCCGTTGAGAAGATTCGAGTACGACATCTCGTCCTACACCGATCTCATGGTTGGCTCGGCTTTGAGTTTCCTTCGG GAGCTGTACGAACTAGGGGCAAGGAGAATTGGGGTGCTCAGCCTGCCGCCGGTGGGGTGCATCCCGTCGCAGAGGACTCTACACGGAGGCCCCGAGAGGGACTGCTTCGACTCGGCCAACGCAGCGGCCGTCCTCTTCAACTCCAAGCTCAGTGCCGAGATAGACTCCCTCAACGAGGACCTCCCTGGAGCTAGGCTTGTCTATGTCGACATTTACTACCCTTTGCTCGCCATCATCCAAAATCCTGCTCGATTCG GATTTCAAATCTCTACAAGAGGGTGCTGCGGCACGGGAAACATAGAGGTGAGCTATCTCTGCAACCGTCTCGATCACCCCGACACGTGCGGCAACGACACCGAGTTCGTGTTCTGGGACAGCTTCCATCCTACCGAGGCGGCCTACCATACTCTCGTCGATCAGATTTTCAGCAAGTATGCTGGCAAGATGTTCTGA
- the LOC115733693 gene encoding GDSL esterase/lipase EXL3-like encodes MSSIPSGLRPPRPPFDPKVLLTAVWAVALISPRHGAASYIASPPPRKATVPAAYAFGDSIVDPGNNNGLATVAKCNFPPYGRDLDPGVPMGRFSNGRVPSDMLGEKLGVKKLLPAYLDPNLELQDLLTGVSFASGANGYDPLSAELVMVLSLSDQLGFYSEYMETIRSEVGEERALAIASESLYIVCTGANDIANTYFATPLRRFEYDISSYTDLMVGSASSFLRELYGLGARRIGVLSLPPVGCIPSQRTLHGGPERDCFDPANEAAVLFNSKLSAEIDSLNEDLPGARLVYVDIYYPLLAIIQDPARFGFKVSTKGCCGTGNIEVSYLCNRLDHPDTCGDDTEFVFWDSFHPIEAAYHTLVDQIFSKYAGKMF; translated from the exons ATGAGCTCGATACCCAGCGGACTCCGTCCTCCGCGACCGCCCTTCGATCCCAAGGTCTTGCTCACCGCTGTCTGGGCGGTAGCACTCATCTCCCCGCGCCACGGGGCTGCCTCCTATATAGCGTCGCCACCTCCTCGTAAAGCAACGGTGCCGGCGGCCTATGCTTTCGGAGACTCGATTGTGGACCCGGGGAACAACAACGGGCTGGCGACTGTGGCCAAGTGCAACTTCCCGCCCTACGGTCGGGATCTCGACCCGGGCGTGCCGATGGGGCGGTTCAGCAACGGCCGAGTCCCTTCGGACATGTTGG gCGAGAAATTGGGAGTTAAGAAGCTCTTGCCAGCTTATCTCGATCCAAATCTGGAGCTCCAAGATCTCCTCACCGGCGTGAGCTTTGCCTCCGGAGCCAACGGATATGATCCTCTCTCTGCCGAATTagtt ATGGTACTATCCTTGTCGGATCAATTGGGTTTCTACTCCGAGTACATGGAAACCATACGTTCGGAGGTCGGGGAGGAGAGAGCGTTAGCCATCGCATCCGAGAGCTTGTACATAGTGTGCACCGGTGCTAACGACATAGCCAACACTTACTTCGCAACGCCGTTGAGAAGATTCGAGTACGACATCTCGTCCTACACCGATCTCATGGTCGGCTCGGCTTCGAGTTTCCTTCGG GAGCTGTACGGACTAGGAGCAAGGAGAATTGGGGTGCTCAGCCTGCCGCCGGTGGGGTGCATCCCGTCGCAGAGGACTCTACACGGAGGCCCCGAGAGGGACTGCTTCGACCCGGCCAACGAAGCGGCCGTCCTCTTCAACTCCAAGCTCAGCGCCGAGATCGACTCCCTCAACGAGGACCTCCCCGGAGCTAGGCTTGTCTACGTCGACATTTACTACCCTTTGCTCGCCATCATCCAAGACCCTGCTCGATTCG GATTTAAAGTCTCTACAAAAGGGTGCTGCGGCACGGGGAACATAGAGGTGAGCTATCTCTGCAACCGTCTCGATCACCCCGACACGTGCGGCGACGACACCGAGTTCGTGTTCTGGGACAGCTTCCATCCTATCGAGGCGGCCTACCATACTCTCGTTGATCAGATTTTCAGCAAGTATGCTGGCAAGATGTTCTGA